From the genome of Chanodichthys erythropterus isolate Z2021 chromosome 17, ASM2448905v1, whole genome shotgun sequence:
tgattaataacttaaaggtgccctagattcaaaaatttaatttaccttggcatagttaaataacaagagttcagtacatggaaaagacatacagtgagtctcaaactccattgcttcctccttcttatataaatctcatttgtttaaaagacctctgaagaacaggcgaatctcaacataacaccgttacgtaacagtcggggtgtatgcccccaatttacatatgtcagcccatgatcgaggcattacacaagggcagccagtattaacgtctggatctgtgcacagctgaatcattagGCTAGGTAAGCAAGctaggacaacagcgaaaaatggcagatggagcaataataactgacatgatccatgatatcatgatatttttagtgatatttttaaactgtctttctaaatgtttcgttagcatgttgctaatgtactgttaaatgtggttaaagttaccatcgtttcgtactgtattcacggagacaagagccgtcgctattttcattattaaacacttgcagtctgtataattcataaacacaacttcattctttataaatcactccagcagtgtagcattagccattagccatggatcacagcctcaaattcattcagaatcaaatgtaaacattcaaataaatacaataatcacataatccgatgcatgcatgcagtatgcataacgaacactttgtaaagatccattttgagggttatattagcagtgtaaactttgtttatgcactgtttaaggcaagcacaagCTCTGGGGGCAGAGatcgcgcgatttaaaggggcagcagcctgaatcggcacatttctaattatgccccaaaataggcagttaaaaaaattaatgtaaaaaaatctatggggtattttgagctgaaacttcacagacacattcagaggacaccttagacttatattacatcttgtaaaaaaaacattcaatggcacctttaaaagatatatattgaagcggcagAGGATTTCAGAATCCACTcctacagtgtgtgtgtgtgttacactCTTGATGGTTTAGAGTTTAACcctttcatttgtgtttttgacTGCATTAAAGGATAAGatatttcggtaacactttgcaaaaaggtttcattagttaattaCTTTAGTTGacatgaactaagaattaaCAATACTTCTAAAGTTTTTATAAATCTTAGTGTATATTTTAATCTATTAATGTCAGTTACAGCATTTACTAATTGgctacattattaaaatcaaatgttgtatttgttaacattagttaatgcactgtgaactatgaacagctggatttgtattaacattaacaacaattaataaataatgtaacaaatataatgctcattgttagtttgtgttagttaatgcataaactaatgttcataaataatctctctctctctctctctctctctctctctctctctctctctatctgtgTCTAATTGCTTGACAGCCTAAATTATAATATTCATGTTATGAATATCTGTTTATTATCCAGTGCATATTTCTCATATGTTTTATGTTGGAATTAGGGGGTAAATTTATCACAGCCAGTGACGACATTCTCTCTAATCAGCTACTGAATGGATTTTCTtcactcacaataacaacaggAGATCAAACAAAAGACCCAGTTCAGGTTTGACAAGTGATCGCTCATTGCTCATGGCAAAATACTTTAAGATTATTAtgataattaaaacataaatttttATCACCACTTTAGATAGACAGTGAGGGAATAAAAACATCAGACTGGTTCAATGGGACAATATCAGTGGATCAGACCATTGGTATCAAAACCAGCTTTACAATAACCTATGAAACAAGTTTACCTGACATTTTCATACAGTCACCAAATGGCTCAACCTACTATCAAATGCATATGCGTCATGATGAACCAGCAAAAACAGTCAATTTAAAAGTTCCAGGAACTGCACAGGTATGACAACCTGCATCAGATTTCATTAGCTGCGTTTCCACTGTCAGTCCAGAAGTGAGCTAGCGTGTACCAGGGCCAATGTCACTTCCGGGGCTTCCTCGGGGCCAACAGCCAGGGTTTTTTTGCCTGCCGAGTACCTTGGTCCAACGCGGGCCAACTGGGGCTTGAGGAGTGGTCACGAACAGCTCAAAACACACTTTCAGACATCAGTGAGTGTTTGAAATAAGTTCCTTGCAATGTGATGGGGATTCTGACACCGTATGAGGCAGAGGCATATCATCGcaataataaatacacacatttttgtATAATAACACTAGGTTAGTTTCACTTTCGTTGCTGCTTCCACTCATTTTTGTCGAGTTTGCTTTGCGTGAACGTTAAAAGCTGCACACTGATTGGCTGTTGTCGCATAATTCTGCTGATTGGCTCTTATATCCATATAGAGTAAAAATGCCTAGAGGTTATCATCGTTATCGACATATATTTTCTCGTGATTCAATAGGATATTGTTTATCAGCACAGCCCTACCTCATGCATCCTCCGAATTCCTGTGAAAGAAAGGTGCATTTGAAGCTCCCATTCAGAGTGTCCTACTTACTTTTCTGCGACCTCTGGAGGACGCAGCCTTTGAAATGAGACACGGCTAGACACTCCAGTTAACTCGTAACTCCTGTTTTCCTCTCATGAGCTCCCTCagttgctctggctgaaaggataGACAGAGAGATCGCTTAAAGTACCTCCTCGGATTGCAATCATCACATAATTTCGAggaaaattaatataaatgctcagaagtgtaacataaaaatatgatattttatcaatatttatCTAAATATGTAAGCCTTTGGAAATATGTAAATCATTGGTCAAATATTGTTGTTGGAATCTTAAGTCTTTAAGTAACACCAACCGTTTGCTTCTGTCATGGTCATTTTGCTAGTTTTCAGTCAGCTGGTGAAATGGTGAGGTCATGCGTTGTTGTTCTGTGGAGGCATGTTAAGGATGGGTTTTAGGGGAGGGCTCTGGGTCTactggcccgacagtggaaatgCAACTTGATTTTGGCCTCGGTGCTTGAGGTCCGAGGCTATTGTCCCAGCACGGCACGTTGTTAACCCTGGCTCGCACTGGTCCGACAGTGGAAAAGTGGCTATTATCtttcctaaaaaaaattatttattattcatctAATAATACTGTTGCGTGTTTGCTAGCCTGGGGACTGGAAGTACAGTATCCAAACTACAATAAGTCAGTCTCTGACTATAACAGCAACAAGTCAAGCGGCGAGTGCTGATGTTCCCCCTATCATAGTCAAAGCCCGCATGGACCAGCAGTTCAGTGACGGCACTAAACCCATGATAGTGTTTGCTGAGGTCAGTCAGAATTACAGGCCTATAATAAATGCTGAAGTGTGGGCTACGCTGGAATCCGATTCTGGGTCTGCACAAACATTACAACTCCTGGACAATGGAGCAGGTAAATTACCCAGAATTTTGGTTTAAATTGTGCActcaacttaaaataaaaataaataaagtgtacAGTACCTTTCCAAATTCTATAACTCAGAGATCCATCTTTTTCAGGAGCTGATGCTTTTCAAAATGATGGAATCTATTCCAGATATTTCACAAAGTTTAAAAATGGGAGAAGCAGCTTGAAAGTAAGAGTGAAGAATCAAGATGGACAAGCCAGATTTACTCTCGAAAAAAAGAGTTGTTTCCCACCGGGATACGTGGTAAACGGTAAACCCTTGGTGGTTTTGAAAATATGAAACGAAAAACTTACATTCAGACCAACAGCACAATCGTGAGCACAATCTCTCCACTGTAGCCCTGATGCCTTAGTAGTCTATGTTTGATGACATTGCAGGATATCCtaaatgaatgcattttgtCAAATGAAGTGATCTTCAACAGGTATCCCATGCTCAGTGAATAGAGAGCAGTGAACACTGCGTAGGGACCCTGTTAATTGGAATGCAGCtcgttttgaatgaatcatttgacaTAATGATTTAGTTCCTCACTCATAAACACACTTGTATCTATGTAACCTGCAGAAAGAGTTAATGAATTCATGCACAAACTGGAACAATATAAATGTCAGTATATTTAGCTACACCGCTGCTTGGCGAAAAAAACTCAGAAAGAATCAGGCAGATTCAAGTTCTTCTAATTTCAGGTGTGGTGGAGCTGAACACTACAAAGCCTCCAGTTTCTGAGGAGGTTGGAAACTTTACCAGGACAGCCACCGGTGAGAGTTTTGAAGTGGTTTTTACAGGCTCAACCCCACCAAATTTCCCTCCTAACAGAATCACAGATCTGAGTGCTGAGAtccaggaggactctgtgcttcTCAACTGGACGGCTCCTGGTGAGGACCTCGACCAAGGGACAGGTAAAGCATACAGTTACTATACCAGCAATTAAAATTTCTTTAACGTTTTCACTGACAACATAAAAGTAGAGTCAAATTTGGAGAATTAAGatgaaataatgaaaatttAATTGTCTTGCATGGCATGTTTCTTTACCTTTAAGCTAAATCCTATGAGATCAGGTGGAGCTATGACCTTCAAATGCTTCGTGAAAACTTCAGCAATGCTCATGTAATCAACACAGCTGCCGTCTCACCGCTGGAGGCTGGATCAgctgaacaacattcattcaATCTCAGTTTCACAATCCAAAATGGCACCACACTTTTCTTTGCAGTTCAGTCTGAGGACAAACAAAATGCGAAATCTGAAACCTCTAACATTGCTCAAGCTTCAAAGATCCTCCCTGATCCAAACCTCCACGGAATATCAAACCAAGGCTTGAATTTGACAGTTCTTGTAATTTCATTGTGTGTAGGTCATATGGTCATATGCTTTGCTTTTGCTGTAATCATATGGTTAGTGAGACGCAGAAAACGCCCTGGTCAATCCGATGCAAACAAATAAATCAATCCTTTTGTCTAATTTGAACATAACTATGTACATCCAACAACTTTAGAACATTTCTTAAAACAACTCTttctatcaaacagaatttcttattttctcaattttttattttctgtattgCCATAGAATTCTCATTTGTAACAGATTCTCAGTTGATTTATCTTCCTCTGAAATGTAAGAACCtttaaatacaaaagaaaaaaatatatttttgtatagtAAGGCATGTATTAAACTTTGATTGTGATGATTTAAAGCACATTTTGAGATAAGTCATTCTTTGAATTTTAAATGGCATTTTTATGCCATTTCTATTTGTTTTTGGTCTCTAATTGTCATGCTTgaatgctcaaaaaacattatttttcgcTTTATTTTCTGTGCATGCTGTCACCGTTTTCATAGattagcatttttgtagtttacataaAGACGATAAaggtattattttaaaaaaacttccactttgaaacccatttttgaaacccattttcaatcgagtctcttcagaaaatttggactaaaccaacagattaaatttaggcttttattcacatataaacattgatcagtgaacacaAACAAAAGCTCAACCATACTTTCTTGATGTGTGAGAACAAACCTTATTGGTTCTTGcaaaagctcaaatgtgctgcgtaacacaagaatgaacctcactggttcttgcacatcaagcaaacatgcttgagcttgtttaataatcataataataactttattttatatagcgcctttaaaAGCAGCTTCTCAAAGCGCTGTACATAAGAACATAAAATCACAACAGAATATAAcaatttcgaaaaaaaaaaaagaataagaagtacagaattaaaaatacaactaaaagcaacttaacaaaataaaattacataaaagcttccctaaaaaataatgtttttaaaagcatttCGTATCTCAACAGGCAAGGAATTCCAGAGTTAAGGTGCAAGATTTGAAAAAGCCCTATCACCCATAGATCTCAAGCGAGTTACAGGGACAGTTAAAAGACCAGCATTGACAGATCTAAGATTTCGAACTGGGGTGTAAGGTGTCAAAAGGTCAGACAAATATTAAGGTGCCAAATTATTTAATGCTTTGTAAGTCAGTAGTAAAACTGAGGGCTGTTTCTGAGGGCTGTTTGATAAAAGATGCTAAGAAAAGCAAGGATTAAACTCCAAAATCTGACTTGAATTAACCTAACAAATGAGTTGGGGCTAAAGCGgtttcataaaaggtaattgatGTTCACGCAGTCCCACTAATTCGATCCAGGATTACCTAGTCAAGCTAATTTCGT
Proteins encoded in this window:
- the LOC137004144 gene encoding calcium-activated chloride channel regulator 4A-like — protein: MDSRTVLVLLWMLLSSSTGIKLDGNGYVDVTIAISSRVQQDNTLIDKIKDMVTKGSIHLHQALDKKVYFKEATILVPPHWNSTEFTKARAESYEKANIRIDNANPAYGDEPYTLQYGECGAEAQFIHFTPNFLRDDTLIKTYGSRGKVLVHEWAHLRWGVYDEHSETNPFYYSNGRIEATRCSKNIEGQFYDESLQPCQTDPQTLLPTKGCKFFPNKYQNTDNSIMFLPSLDSVSTFSFCRENEHNYEAPNLQNKKCGKATWTVIFEDSVDKDALRSLKPLLSSPPAPTFKVVQRKHRVVCLVLDVSGSMTGSRILRQQQAATHFLQTIIEDQASVGIVTFSSDALTLSPLTTIDSESTRENLIKLLPKVAGGGTYICKGLNLGLQVLKNDNGNVIGDEITFLTDGEASDNINSCVPAAIESGAIIHTIALGNKADKALREMADKTGGKFITASDDILSNQLLNGFSSLTITTGDQTKDPVQIDSEGIKTSDWFNGTISVDQTIGIKTSFTITYETSLPDIFIQSPNGSTYYQMHMRHDEPAKTVNLKVPGTAQPGDWKYSIQTTISQSLTITATSQAASADVPPIIVKARMDQQFSDGTKPMIVFAEVSQNYRPIINAEVWATLESDSGSAQTLQLLDNGAGADAFQNDGIYSRYFTKFKNGRSSLKVRVKNQDGQARFTLEKKSCFPPGYVVNGVVELNTTKPPVSEEVGNFTRTATGESFEVVFTGSTPPNFPPNRITDLSAEIQEDSVLLNWTAPGEDLDQGTAKSYEIRWSYDLQMLRENFSNAHVINTAAVSPLEAGSAEQHSFNLSFTIQNGTTLFFAVQSEDKQNAKSETSNIAQASKILPDPNLHGISNQGLNLTVLVISLCVGHMVICFAFAVIIWLVRRRKRPGQSDANK